Within Porites lutea chromosome 2, jaPorLute2.1, whole genome shotgun sequence, the genomic segment AACTCCTAATATCATTATAGCATACTTAGATAATCACCTCCGAAATAACCAAAATGGAACCACACCGACAACACATATCAACTTCAACGGGGACAggaaaataaacaagaaaaccGTTATTCCAAATTCTAGTGAAGGTAAGAAGTTACAAGAGTGAAGTTTATTTAAGCCTGCAAGTGGAGAAGCAAATTAATCACTGCAGACCTTTTTAGCTCTGCACTGATTAATTTGGCTAGgaaaaaatcttattttttgttttgctgtaattttttaGGGAGTTAGCTCTAAGTATTACTCTCCAGCATTGTTTTATCTTCTCCGCTTATTTTCATGCATTTTCATATCATCCCGAAATTTTCTGCCGCTAATTCCATTCACAtgcaaataaattaaataaaacgcACCAAAGGGGGTTCTTGGTCTGACGGATGATACAGATCTGAATTAGCCTCGTAGCAAGTGTCCTCTTactagcaaaaaacaaaagttggAGAATGCTCAGGCACATCTTTTTAGCAACTTGATCAACTTGAAGGCATGGTAGaacttgctacgcaggctgatatgcaaaagaaaaaatgtttagcTTACACAGTACTTTGACCGACCTCTGTAATTTCCGAGAAATTTCTTATGAGACGATAATGTATCGCTTTGATGAAGATGTATTTCAAAACATCTATATATTGGTTTTTAGGTAATATTGGAGATATGCTTGATTCAATCCAGTTCCTCAATGGTCCTTCTACAGTCACAAAAGACATGAAGTTCACCTTCCTTCAACAATGTGCTTTGTACGTCGAACCAGAAAATTTCACCAAGACTGTCCATGGCTGGGTGACACCCCGATATAGTCCTGTGAAATATCTTTACCAGGCCCCGAATGGAATTCCTCCTCCTCTTGGCATGCGATCTGCCGTACCGCTTGGAGGAATGGGTACAGGTGAATATGTATAAGAGCAACAAACATCCGAGTGACGCTTTCTTGCTTATTGTTTTAAATAACTACTTCCTTTCGACGATCAGGCGTAAAAGTTTGAAAAGTGGAACGTAATTTAGCTTAATCTGACAAGTAtaattaatagtaataattagtAATACGCAGATACATGTACGTTTATTTTGTGAGTGTTGCTACTTCAAAGAAACAATCTTTAGTAATTtaacagtggaacctcgatttaacgaacttCTATATTTCGAAGACAtcgtcctcggtataacgaataGTACAATATTTTGAAAAGAACCTCGTTATAGGGAACATATTTTTCGGTACCTTAAATCTTTGTTATATCGTAGTTTCACTGCATACTTAGGCGATTTCTTTTACACTGTTTATTTCATCTGAGCCAAATTACTGATCAGTGAATCGTCTTCGAAACCCTAAGATACACCTAAGAAAAGCTATGAGTAAACTCCTAATAAGCAAATGTTTGTAACCATTTGCACAGGTTCATTAGAGCTCCGGGCTGATGGGTCGATCCATGAATGGACACTCGAAAACCAGTCACCAGGTGGCTCGGTTAAACTTGGCCCAGGGGCACTGGACAAAGCTGTTTTAGGTGTCCGAGTCAGTTCGCCGATGGGAAGTAGAGCTGCCCTGCTTCGAACACACCCTCCCCCAGGGTACCCTGGAGTGGAAGCATTGTCTTATTCTGGTTCATTTCCAGTTACAAAGCTTAGTATGAAGAATGACAGTTTCTTTGGTTTGGAAATAGATCTGTATGCCTACGGAACACTTCGTCCCAGACAAAGAGATTTGTCCTTTGTGCCTGGTGTGGCTTTTACACTCAGTGTTGGTAATCCTACTAAAAAGGACATGAAAGTTTCGTTTTTACTGAATATGCCGCTTGGTGTACAGTCTGGTAAGTTTTTGATATTTACTCCCAGTAAGAGTAGCATCAGAAACATATGTACGTGGCGCCCTTGTTATTCAAGCCAAAACAATGCCACGGCGAAGGAAACAGGTTGCGTGAGTAATTGCATGTCACAACATTGCGCTCTTCTTCACTTGTAGTCTCCCaggcagccgtttttgtctcgtcactcAACGCTACTCCCCAACAAGAGCGTTGCATGACGAGAGAAAAACGGTTGGGTAGGAGACTTCTTCAATTGCAGCTTGTCTATAAACGGTTCCTAATTGCAGAACAAAGTCAATTGTAAACTTGCGTTTACTTTCGCTGCTGTATTTTGCAagttgaaaaccgggttgctcATGCAACAGCCTTTTTATCTCTCAAGAAGAGGGGTGAATTTTTCTGTTCCTTTACACAAAGGCATGCGGTGGATGTTCTCTTCTTCAGTGAAAAGATGTTTGTTAAGACAATAGCACTTAGAGTTGTGCTACACTTTCTTGACTAGTATTTTTAGGGGCGATCATGCGCTTCTCGGTATTTCCAGGAGTCAGCATTAAGTCCCGGCAATACTGATATACATATACAGATTCTCAAGACTATTCTCcaaacatttccttaaagaatatcCCGCAAAATGgtgtctgagaaacgagcgcagaaattccatactgacgacgcgtcactacccagatctgggtagcgaatttgattggttgaagcaaattttcaaccaatcagaggcactacTCAGTTCTTGGTAGTGACGTGcattatcagtatggaatttctgcgcttgtttctccGACGTTTCTCTGGGGTGGCGTTGTGAAAATGTCAGCTGTCTTAATAGGCCACTTAATAAACTGTTCGAGCCAATGCTGCGATTGTTTTACCCTTCAGCCACTTCAAGAAAAGGCCATGATATAGAGACTATGACGGACGTGGAATCATCAGCTCAGTGTGCTGCTATGTGTAATCAGCATCAGCGGTGCTTAGCGTGGAGTTACGAAAAGAACAACTGTTCCCTTAAAGAAACAATGCCGCTCCATGCTTACAGCCCTGACGTCACCTCCGGTAAGTCAGAGAAACAAATTATATCAAAGATGCTTTTATGCTCGTTTGTTTGTCATCGTCTCGCCACATGTAAGagttccggattccggaatctggggAATTTTTACTTGTGGAATCCGGGATCCTAGGTTTTGAAATCCGggatacagctcaaggaatccggaacccaagttccactgacaaagaatcctgaatccagaatccaaaactgtCCTAAAAGATTTGCTTAGATagattttcattgttttccgTTAACAATCAAAAAAGTTCACTTAATTGTtaacgatttttatcgatttcaatTTTTATCTATTGATTACTCCAAGATGTAACCAAACCTAGAACTGCACCGAGGTTGCTTTTGAAAGGGTGGCAGatctaaatcgtgaaaaactagGCCCTTACAAACCTGGCTAATAGAAGCCATCAGAAGAAGATTTTAAACTTGgtgttaaagaaaaaataagattttTAAGGTTCTTTTTGATAATTGATTGATTCTTCGACTCTCAATTACAACTCAATTCTCGATAGATTTACTGTTTGCATAAcctcagttttcatttttaaatgaaCAGATGAACAGATGTCAGTCCTCCAATATAAATCGATAAAATCGGTAAAAATCAGGATAAATCGATGAACGAAACGAGTGTCATCGACTTCTACCGATTGATCAATAAAATCGAtgtcaatcaaatcagatttaccaATTTTTGtcgatttatcgattgataaatcgataccgatttttatcgattgacaaCTCCAGGCGTAGTAACAAAACAGTATACGCTCACCAAGGCAACGAAAAAACACAGGATTGCGTGTTCTGTAAACCGCGACATAACAAGTATATGATAATTTGTTCAAACGCTACCATAGCTTTATCGGGCTattttcattaaattttaaccttaaataaaatTGCATGCCAAGGTGTGAAAGGACGTTGGGAAATAAGTGGCGAAATGCTGACGTGTAATCGACCAGGAAATTTCCCAAACAGCGGAAGTACCACGATGATGTCAATCAACTCGAACAGGCCGTCGTTTTCTGTCACGGATGACTTCCGGTCAGTGTGGGACTCGTTCGAAGAAAGTGGAAGATTAAGGAAAAGAACTGACACTTCAGGATTCCATGGAACGATTTCAGTCAGCGCGAGATTACCTGCTGGTGTAAGTGAGACCTTAACTTTCATATTGGCTTGGCATTATCCCAACAGAGATCATTCAGGAGAAACAGTGGGCCAATATTACAGGTACAAATCCGGTATTAAAGCCTATTAAGTATTTTAGAAAGAACATCTCTGGTGAATTTATGACCCAAGGCGTAAATATTGTGAAAAAGCAGTATTGaaccaaatttaaatgaaggAAAAGAATGACGTGAAAACCATTGAGCAGAAATTTCAACCGGGCACGCTCGCTCGTCATCAGCACTTTAGCCTTATCGTGTCCGTTAGGCGGGTTATATTTGTGCCCTTTCCATAACTCCAGAGATGCTAACCACTAGAAATCTGAAGATTGTCTCTTCTTCATCCCCCTTTGATATCAACCAACCCCTTTCCCCTTCCCCCTAAAATCAAATGGACCCAGTCTGCCAAAATTATGGGTTTGGTGACGACATTATACGAAGTCTTACGTGAAGTAATATTCGCTTCTTTGAAGAAGTGGCTTTGTCAGGGATGAAATACGTGCAAAAATGACAAGGAACCCGTCCCAAGACTGAAAACAGTCTGCAGTTTccagtccgtggtccgcagtccgcagtccgcaatcagcagtccgcagtccgtagtccccGGTCCTTATTTTACACTGACCGAAGAAGAAACTCGCACTTTGTCACTTGCGTGGTCATTTTCTTCTCTCGAGCGTTTCTCTCAACGGgcctaagaaaaaagagagactatgTTTAACCACAGAAGTATTTAGTCTTTTGGTTAGTTCGCTATAGCTAGACGCCACCAACTGAATAACGAATCCAGGCGGAAGTGATGAAAGGTGTTATCGAAATCCCATTCGCAAAGATGTTCAAAATACCATGTAATCCACTAAGAAATGTAAAATCTAATTATCTAATATAAAAAAACGAGTTCgacaaaaagcataaaaaagataaaacaggaaaagaaaaaaaaattgtcgacgaggatgggattcgaacccacgcgTGCAGAGCACATTGGATTAGCAGTCCAACGccttaaccactcggccacctCGTCAGGTAACAGTTGTTAGCGCAAATTTAcatatttattctattttaataataacaaaggCATGCATacactcttttgtttttataagaatgttgtttttccggcccaggctgaatattcttattttgctgccgattttaggctgaaaatattcttgtattattcttaaattatagcttatgacatttgcgttttagaatttattgggtATCAATTACAAGTGTTTGGTATCTAGATCTGTGCTGAATTCAGGGCCCGCGGAGCGGATTTTCAAGTGGGGGGGCTAACGCGAACGCGCAAGCGTGAGCCaactaggggggtccgggggcatgctccccctggaaaatttgaaatattattcTTCTGAAATGGCTAGAAATGCATCCAAAAAACGCTAACattaagttaatttttaattgttttcaatgaaaaacaaagaaaaaaacgtattaCAACCTCatattttaacaaaatatcATGAAATAGATGTATTGGCTAACTTCTAAGCTAAACTCAACAGACAGAAAGGAAGAAAGTCACCCGGAAATTTTAAAGTCTGACTCTTTGAACGTGCCAAAGTTTTTTCTCCGATTGTCATTGAGAGCTGTAAACTCATTGGCAATATCTATTAGACAAAGGTTGTCTGTTCTCTGTTTGTGAGTGTTAAGTATTGTCAAATTACTAAATCTTGTCTGTGTCATTGTCGAGCGCAGCCATGTTTTGAGTCTTCGAGCAGAAGAAAACGATCTCTCGCCTGCTGCACTGGTTGCTGGATTTACAAGAAGAAGATTGCAGATGGTTATGATTTCACTTATCATACTCTTTTCGGCTTCAGAAAACGTCTTCATCTTAGCTTGAATGTCATCTAAACAGGTGAATTCTCCTTCCTTCATCAACAACTTAAAGATTTCCAGCTGAGCATTCAAGGTTCCAACATTAACATCGTCTTTGTAATTTGTTTCAAGATAACGCAACTCTGTCGAATAATCCTGGCAATTTAGACACTTTACTAAGAAGGACTCCATTTTTTCATACACTCGGTAGCTTGCTTGGTTAAAACGTAAATCGATTGCATTGACCATTAGGTCAATCGCTTCGAAGTATACGCGCCTGTAATGATCTTGTGGTGTCGTTGGATATGATGGAGCCCCTGTTCCAATTTCAAACCTGCTAGGTGCTCGTCTTTGTCTGGGTAAGGCTGGTTCCGAGACGGAAGGATGCTGTTTACTCTTAACTAATACTGTGTCATAGAATGATTTAAAGCACTCGTTATTACGCATCTTCTCCAGGACCTGTTTAGTAAGATTGGCAACTCGTTGTCCACTAACTGCCGACATCTTTGtcttttgtaatgttttggAAAGGTTATCTGTATGGGAAAAAAGTCGCTCACCCAAATTTAGACCAAAGAAGAAGTCAAAGGTATTCATTTGCGCTTCACATCCAATAACCCTGCCACGTACATCTGCTTGTAGCTTTTGTTCAAGACAAACGATCCATTCCTGAAGAAGGGCTGAGTAGTTATCTATGATACGTTGAAAGCAGCTTGCTCGCACTGTCCATCTGGTAGGACAAAGGGTTATAATGCCTCCGGCTGCATGTTCTTCATCAAGGTTTTCCTTTATGTCTCCCAGTAGACGTTCCCGTTTTGGAGAAAATTTAATGAGGGTAACGATTTCTTTTGCCGTGTCCATTGTATTCAAGAGCAATTTACAGTTTTTCACTGTGTCTTTTACACTCAAACTTAAGGAATGTCCATGACAGTGAGTGGGGTGAGCCTTGGGTTGAACATCCTGGATTCTCTTAGCTACACCAGTTTTATGCCCAAGCATATTACTTGCACCGTCGTAACACTGCCCTCTACAGTACGCTAATGATAATTGCAGTTTTAGTAACACAGCTTTAATCACCGAAACTATAGTTTCCGCACCTGTATCAGGTATGTTAAAAAACCCGAGAAAATCTTCATGGACCTCCAAGCTTTTATCAATCCAGCGAATACATATGGTTAACTGTTCCTTGTTACTTACATCTGTATATTCGTCGGCGATAATTGCAAAAAATCCACCACGGATATCTGCTACTAAATCGCGGATGACATTATTTGCCATGATAGAAATAATTTCGTTTTGAATTTCGTGTGAGGTGTACTTATCGTCCTTCCTCTCTAGCCATTTTAACAAGACAGGTTCGTCCTTCCCTCTTAATTTGAGCAGCTGAATAAAGTTAGATTCTTCGTCCGTGTCTCCTTGCATCGGCATTGCTTGTCGAGCAAGGTACTGCAAACATTCTATGATTTTAAGGAGACAAAACCGATTAGTTGCCATAGTTTTTTTGGCCGCATCGTTGGACATTTGAATGACATTTCCGCAAGTGTTAGGAATGCTTATTTGGTACTCCATGGCCAGCTTGTGACACTCAGAAACTTGGTGTTCCTTGAATCGTACCAAAGCCTTCTTCCAGTTGGAAAATCCTTGTGAAATAAAAACCCATTCTTTATTTCTAGCAGCGCGCAGATTCAATTTCTCATTCTGTTGGGCGCAAATGAAACACAGCACGGAATCGCTTTGCTCATTATAATGGAGCCAGGGAAAGTCGTTGAACCATTTTGACCGAAACGAGCGATTCTGTTTCccaaatgttttctttggaaagttaaaatttgtTGGTTGAAACGGTTCTGTTATATGGAGATTGTCTGTTAAAGACTGACCCGGTGATGCGGAATGTTCTGCCTCTAGTTGTTGGATGTGGACTGTGGGACTGCGTGGTTGTTCGGCCGTTGATTTCGTAGTTTGCATATCCGTTAATGCTGTATTGCCAATTGGCTGACAAGATCTTTTGCACGCAggttctaaagaaaaaaaaaataaaacttaataatCATATAATTATACGAAATGTTATACATATGTATAGCAGTaagaagttattttttcacaagttaAATAAGGCATCGAAATCCCAAACTTACCTTCAATACAGCACTGTTCCGTTTTAGAAAAAAAGTCAGAAATTTTCGACCTTTTCTTCTTGGCAAAGCCAGTAGCTTGTGAAGTGCCAGTTTCCTTGTCCATGTTACCATAAATCATGTGCGCTTCTTTGTTCGTTATCACAGCAGGATTGAATGATCCAGGATGACCATAGCTGTATCTGATTCTTCGTTTCAAATATTTAAGGCGGTAAACTGCTCTGGTAAATAAAGTACGTCCAGCAAAAGCCCACTCAAGCTTATCAAGTAATGAAATTTCATCATTTCCATGCTCTACTAATCTAATGGCGTCTAGAAACAC encodes:
- the LOC140927232 gene encoding zinc finger MYM-type protein 1-like, which translates into the protein MIYGNMDKETGTSQATGFAKKKRSKISDFFSKTEQCCIEEPACKRSCQPIGNTALTDMQTTKSTAEQPRSPTVHIQQLEAEHSASPECLQYLARQAMPMQGDTDEESNFIQLLKLRGKDEPVLLKWLERKDDKYTSHEIQNEIISIMANNVIRDLVADIRGGFFAIIADEYTDVSNKEQLTICIRWIDKSLEVHEDFLGFFNIPDTGAETIVSVIKAVLLKLQLSLAYCRGQCYDGASNMLGHKTGVAKRIQDVQPKAHPTHCHGHSLSLSVKDTVKNCKLLLNTMDTAKEIVTLIKFSPKRERLLGDIKENLDEEHAAGGIITLCPTRWTVRASCFQRIIDNYSALLQEWIVCLEQKLQADVRGRVIGCEAQMNTFDFFFGLNLGERLFSHTDNLSKTLQKTKMSAVSGQRVANLTKQVLEKMRNNECFKSFYDTVLVKSKQHPSVSEPALPRQRRAPSRFEIGTGAPSYPTTPQDHYRRVYFEAIDLMVNAIDLRFNQASYRVYEKMESFLVKCLNCQDYSTELRYLETNYKDDVNVGTLNAQLEIFKLLMKEGEFTCLDDIQAKMKTFSEAEKSMISEIITICNLLLVNPATSAAGERSFSSARRLKTWLRSTMTQTRFSNLTILNTHKQRTDNLCLIDIANEFTALNDNRRKNFGTFKESDFKISG